The following proteins are co-located in the Pedobacter sp. FW305-3-2-15-E-R2A2 genome:
- a CDS encoding RagB/SusD family nutrient uptake outer membrane protein, with protein sequence MLFLAVMICLNSCKKFLDVKPDKKQVIPGTLEDCRSLLNSQFLGGGYPVAAEISSDDYYLTFNNWNALLPSNREPYLWQSDANISFGEWSAPYERILVANQVLETLSDIKPLAQEQVEWNKLKGTALLLRAMCYYSLAQIFTKPYDPGTAAQDLGIPLRLGTSIDEKIERGNLQQTYQRIVQDLTESAGLLPAEQPDTRVKKSVIMPVKAAAFAALARVYLVMGDYPNAFNNADASLKQYGILMNYNTLDTSQYYPIPRFNQEVVLELEGSGLVPVLFGLASDDLRNLYPEDDLRKTLYFRDNKDGTYSFKGTYIPGSIFSGLATDEIYLIRAECSARAGNIAAALADLNTLRKNRWNATAVFIPLTASNVEDALKLVILERRKELPFRTLRWTDLRRLNKDNRSAVTLKRMLNGQQYTLPPNDLRYTLLIPREVLQRVNLPQNPR encoded by the coding sequence ATGTTGTTTCTAGCTGTAATGATCTGCCTGAATTCCTGTAAAAAATTTCTGGATGTGAAGCCCGATAAAAAGCAGGTAATCCCGGGTACGTTAGAGGATTGCCGTTCTTTGCTGAATAGTCAGTTTTTAGGAGGAGGCTATCCTGTTGCGGCCGAAATATCATCAGATGATTACTACCTTACATTTAACAATTGGAATGCATTGCTTCCATCAAACAGAGAACCATATTTATGGCAATCAGATGCCAATATCTCTTTTGGTGAATGGTCAGCCCCATATGAAAGGATATTGGTCGCTAACCAGGTATTGGAAACGCTGTCAGATATAAAGCCATTGGCCCAGGAACAGGTGGAGTGGAATAAACTAAAAGGAACGGCTTTATTATTGAGGGCAATGTGTTATTATAGTCTTGCCCAGATATTTACCAAACCTTATGATCCTGGAACTGCAGCGCAGGATCTGGGTATTCCCTTACGCTTAGGGACAAGTATTGACGAAAAAATAGAAAGAGGGAATTTACAACAAACATATCAGCGGATTGTACAGGACCTCACCGAAAGTGCGGGTCTGTTACCAGCCGAACAGCCTGATACAAGAGTGAAAAAGTCGGTAATTATGCCAGTAAAAGCAGCAGCTTTTGCTGCATTGGCCAGAGTATATTTGGTTATGGGTGACTATCCAAATGCGTTTAACAATGCAGATGCCAGCTTAAAACAATATGGCATATTGATGAATTACAATACCCTTGATACTTCACAGTATTATCCAATTCCAAGATTTAACCAGGAAGTTGTACTGGAACTGGAAGGCAGTGGTTTAGTTCCAGTCCTTTTTGGATTGGCGAGTGATGATCTTCGAAATTTGTACCCTGAGGATGATCTTAGAAAGACGCTCTATTTTAGGGATAACAAAGATGGTACTTATTCTTTTAAAGGGACTTATATTCCTGGCAGTATATTCAGCGGGCTGGCTACAGATGAAATCTATCTGATCAGAGCCGAGTGTTCTGCCAGAGCGGGGAATATTGCCGCTGCACTTGCAGATCTGAATACATTAAGAAAAAATCGTTGGAATGCTACTGCTGTTTTTATCCCTCTGACTGCCAGTAATGTCGAGGACGCATTAAAGCTGGTTATTCTGGAACGCAGAAAGGAATTGCCTTTTCGAACGCTAAGATGGACTGATCTGAGAAGATTGAACAAAGACAATAGGTCTGCGGTTACTTTGAAACGTATGCTAAACGGACAGCAGTACACTTTGCCCCCAAATGATCTTCGGTATACCTTACTCATCCCGAGAGAAGTTTTACAAAGAGTGAATTTACCACAGAACCCGAGGTAG
- a CDS encoding SusC/RagA family TonB-linked outer membrane protein, protein MRANLTTVLLISAIIQVSASSFAQKITLSERNAPLLKVFREIRVQTGYDFMVTATTLKGTKDITIEVKNAELNDVLKNIFEGQPLKYFVNDQTIIVSEKDGTVQGGSVRLPDITISGKVVDEKGIGLPGATIRLKGRESKVSVVTSTDGQFSIVIPGERAVLIISYVGFKTKEVKVSGADVDLIVRMERVTGVLEEVTVVSTGYQSVPKERATGSFEKINNALLNRNTGSNLLSRLENVTPGMLIDRRLNPSRAPGIGNVTIRGQSTLTGSIAKPLIILDNFPYEGELDNINPNDIENVTILKDAAAASIWGARAANGVIVINTKKGNYNSSPDISFNTNFTIQNKPDLFALKPMSTSDYIDLEKRLFNEGFYDNKILDVYSWPYLSPVVELMLKARAPGATLSQAEADAQIDALRKYDARNDYLKYVYRADIAQQYAINIKGGGDQFNYLLSGGYDNNRFNVVKNNADRITLRTNIGYKPIKNLEFETSILYTQKNAESPGLPSVLNYDPGSTLPYTRLADDNGNPLVVGRDYGVRFLDSADPRYLDWRYRPLAELNTTSNIINTYDWLMNIAATYKFPKIFSTSIKYQYGKTLTEGKNLNGKDSYYTRNQINLLTELDSAQVKYNLPIGGILNQTSGNTNFYNIRGQVNANKNWNDKHELDALAGVEKSERHIKSNTFNTYGYNDELLTYADVDHLTQFLSPVFTYVNMPSGIDFTDQRIRFTSIFANAAYTYNKRYTVSASGRKDAANLFGVKANLRGAPFWSAGLSWNVSDEPFYHFALLPYLKFRATYGYQGNTDNNLSAYSSIRYSGVVNEFNLPYAILVNPANDNLRWERVGTFNFGLDFRSKNNVIFGSIEYYSKRSKDMLYVTPLDFTTGFNSATYNSSDMKGRGVDISLHLNNLQGNIKWNTDLFFNYNTNRITRFQPSDSGIDGYIGDGLTINSSLVVGKPSNAVFSYQWAGLDPETGDPLGYLNGEKSKDYALLTNVSPDQLQYHGSAVPVYSGGLRNTLSYKNISLSVNVIAKLGYVFRRPGLDYSSILDATSSGVTVGHADYSKRWQKPGDEIFTDVPSLAYPNDPLRNTFYQRSAALVEKADHIRLQDITLSYLLDNVRWPVRNIKIFTNLSNLGVIWKANKLGLDPEYYKGYPAPLTTAFGLSANF, encoded by the coding sequence ATGAGAGCTAACCTAACCACGGTTCTTTTAATTTCAGCAATCATACAGGTAAGCGCAAGCTCATTTGCTCAGAAAATTACCTTGTCGGAGAGAAATGCACCCTTGCTGAAAGTGTTCAGGGAGATTCGTGTGCAGACAGGCTACGATTTTATGGTTACTGCGACAACGCTTAAGGGGACGAAAGATATTACAATAGAGGTGAAAAATGCAGAATTGAATGATGTGTTGAAGAATATCTTTGAGGGGCAGCCATTGAAATATTTTGTAAATGACCAGACTATAATTGTGTCGGAGAAAGATGGGACTGTTCAAGGTGGTTCAGTGAGGCTTCCTGATATTACGATAAGCGGAAAAGTTGTAGACGAAAAAGGCATCGGACTACCCGGTGCAACCATCAGGCTGAAAGGGAGGGAATCTAAGGTATCTGTTGTGACCAGTACAGATGGACAGTTTTCTATTGTAATCCCCGGAGAGCGTGCGGTATTGATTATTTCATATGTGGGATTTAAAACCAAAGAAGTCAAGGTTTCAGGGGCCGATGTTGACCTCATTGTCCGGATGGAACGGGTTACCGGAGTACTGGAAGAAGTTACGGTAGTAAGTACCGGTTATCAGAGTGTTCCGAAAGAACGAGCCACGGGATCATTTGAAAAAATCAATAATGCTTTGTTGAACCGAAATACAGGTTCAAACCTATTGAGTCGTTTGGAGAATGTTACCCCGGGAATGCTGATAGACCGGAGATTAAATCCCAGCCGTGCTCCCGGAATTGGCAATGTTACCATCCGTGGTCAAAGTACCTTAACCGGATCCATCGCAAAACCCCTGATTATTCTGGATAATTTTCCCTACGAAGGAGAACTTGATAACATTAATCCAAATGACATCGAAAATGTAACAATACTTAAAGATGCAGCTGCAGCCTCTATATGGGGAGCACGTGCTGCTAACGGAGTGATTGTAATCAATACTAAAAAAGGAAACTATAATTCTTCGCCTGACATTTCTTTTAATACCAACTTTACTATACAAAATAAGCCCGACCTGTTTGCACTTAAGCCAATGAGCACCTCAGATTATATTGATCTGGAAAAAAGGCTTTTTAATGAGGGCTTTTACGATAATAAAATTTTGGATGTGTATTCCTGGCCCTATTTATCGCCGGTAGTGGAATTGATGTTAAAAGCAAGAGCACCGGGAGCAACCTTATCTCAGGCCGAAGCAGATGCGCAGATTGATGCCCTGCGTAAGTATGATGCCAGAAACGACTACCTCAAATACGTTTACCGCGCCGACATCGCCCAACAATACGCAATTAATATTAAAGGCGGAGGGGACCAGTTTAATTACCTGCTTTCGGGAGGATACGATAATAACCGCTTTAATGTGGTGAAAAATAATGCGGATAGAATTACACTCCGCACGAATATCGGATACAAACCTATTAAAAATCTGGAATTTGAAACGAGTATTCTTTACACTCAGAAGAACGCTGAATCACCTGGTTTACCAAGTGTTCTCAACTATGATCCTGGATCAACGCTTCCTTATACGCGTCTTGCCGACGACAACGGAAACCCTTTGGTTGTCGGCAGAGATTATGGGGTGAGGTTTTTAGATTCCGCTGATCCCAGATATTTGGATTGGAGATATCGTCCATTAGCTGAGCTCAATACAACCTCAAATATCATAAATACTTATGATTGGTTAATGAATATAGCCGCAACTTACAAATTCCCCAAAATTTTTAGTACTTCGATTAAATATCAATATGGGAAAACCTTAACCGAAGGGAAAAACCTGAACGGAAAAGATTCTTATTACACACGTAATCAAATTAATCTGCTTACGGAACTTGATAGCGCACAAGTCAAATATAATTTGCCAATAGGGGGGATTCTTAACCAGACTTCCGGAAATACGAATTTTTACAACATTAGGGGCCAGGTCAACGCAAATAAAAACTGGAACGACAAACATGAACTGGACGCCTTGGCAGGTGTAGAGAAAAGTGAAAGGCATATTAAATCAAATACTTTTAATACTTATGGCTATAATGATGAATTATTGACTTATGCCGATGTAGATCATCTCACTCAGTTTCTTTCCCCGGTATTTACTTATGTAAATATGCCAAGTGGCATTGATTTTACGGATCAACGAATCCGTTTCACCTCTATATTTGCCAATGCTGCATATACCTATAATAAACGCTATACCGTGTCTGCAAGCGGGCGTAAAGATGCAGCCAACCTTTTTGGGGTGAAAGCCAATTTAAGAGGAGCGCCATTTTGGTCTGCCGGCTTGAGTTGGAATGTCTCCGATGAACCTTTTTACCATTTTGCCCTTTTACCTTATCTGAAATTTAGAGCAACTTACGGATATCAGGGAAATACAGATAATAATTTGTCTGCCTATAGCTCCATTAGATACAGTGGAGTAGTGAACGAATTTAATTTGCCATATGCTATACTAGTCAATCCAGCAAATGATAATCTGAGATGGGAAAGGGTAGGGACGTTTAATTTTGGTCTTGACTTTCGTTCAAAGAACAACGTAATTTTCGGAAGTATTGAATATTATTCCAAACGCTCGAAGGATATGCTGTATGTAACCCCCTTGGATTTTACAACGGGGTTTAATTCGGCAACATATAACAGCTCGGACATGAAAGGGCGGGGTGTTGATATTTCTCTCCATTTAAATAATCTTCAGGGCAATATAAAATGGAATACAGATCTGTTTTTTAATTACAATACCAATCGGATTACCAGATTTCAACCCTCTGATAGTGGAATTGATGGTTATATTGGAGATGGGCTAACCATTAATAGTAGTCTGGTAGTAGGAAAACCTTCTAATGCTGTTTTTTCCTATCAATGGGCGGGACTTGATCCGGAAACCGGGGATCCGTTGGGCTATTTGAATGGAGAGAAAAGTAAAGACTATGCCTTACTTACCAATGTCTCACCAGATCAATTACAGTACCATGGTTCAGCTGTGCCGGTTTATTCGGGAGGGCTGAGAAATACGCTGAGCTATAAAAATATTAGTCTTTCTGTAAACGTAATCGCCAAATTAGGATATGTATTCAGACGGCCCGGCTTAGACTACAGTTCTATACTGGATGCAACCTCAAGTGGGGTAACAGTTGGCCATGCTGATTATAGTAAACGATGGCAAAAGCCTGGGGACGAGATTTTCACAGATGTTCCTTCTTTAGCTTATCCGAATGATCCTTTACGTAACACATTTTATCAAAGATCAGCGGCCTTGGTAGAGAAGGCAGATCACATTCGTTTACAGGATATTACCTTAAGCTATCTACTGGATAATGTGCGATGGCCTGTTAGAAACATTAAAATATTTACTAATCTAAGTAATCTTGGAGTCATTTGGAAAGCGAACAAACTGGGCCTTGATCCAGAATATTATAAGGGATATCCGGCCCCATTGACTACTGCATTTGGTTTAAGTGCTAATTTTTAA
- a CDS encoding FecR family protein: MNEENVFKSLIKGYNEGTLSPEQKTMMESWYINHAANSKAELDEEKENEIIELLRATLPLKYPKPSRMWWPRIAAAASIILCLGTAYYFYQKTDVTPSVSYAKNNILPGGNKAYLTLADGKRITLTNAKNGTLAQQPGVNITKTSDGELIYSINDLKPEIEAAKNYNTIETPVGGQYQVVLPDGTKVWLNAASSLKFPSTFARLVNRKVDLRGEAYFEVAKNKQQPFIVKTAEQEVEVLGTHFNINTYKDEQGVKTTLLEGSVKIHNGVESKILKLGEQSTLTNQRFMVKTIDVEEAIAWKKGYFYFNNENIESIMRKLSRWYNVEVQYEGKIPNEGFYGTVSQTKNISQVLSILEKTKGVHFRIEGRRITVMK, encoded by the coding sequence ATGAACGAAGAAAATGTTTTCAAGTCATTAATAAAGGGATACAACGAAGGTACATTAAGTCCGGAGCAAAAGACAATGATGGAATCCTGGTACATCAACCACGCTGCAAACAGCAAAGCTGAGCTTGATGAAGAGAAAGAAAATGAAATCATCGAACTGCTAAGGGCTACTTTGCCGCTAAAGTACCCTAAACCTTCCAGGATGTGGTGGCCCCGTATTGCTGCGGCCGCTTCCATTATCCTATGTCTTGGAACAGCGTATTACTTTTATCAAAAAACTGATGTTACTCCCTCAGTATCTTACGCAAAAAACAATATCCTTCCTGGTGGCAATAAAGCCTATCTGACTTTGGCAGATGGTAAGAGGATTACCCTGACCAATGCTAAAAATGGAACGCTTGCACAACAGCCAGGAGTTAACATTACAAAAACTTCGGATGGAGAACTGATATACAGCATTAACGACCTCAAACCAGAGATCGAAGCAGCAAAGAATTACAATACGATCGAAACGCCCGTTGGTGGACAGTATCAGGTCGTATTACCGGATGGTACCAAAGTATGGCTAAACGCCGCATCTTCACTAAAATTCCCCTCAACTTTTGCCAGGTTAGTTAATAGAAAAGTTGACTTACGCGGCGAAGCCTACTTTGAAGTAGCAAAAAATAAACAACAGCCATTTATCGTGAAAACGGCAGAACAGGAAGTAGAAGTTTTAGGAACACATTTCAACATCAATACCTATAAAGATGAGCAGGGTGTAAAAACGACTTTATTGGAAGGATCAGTCAAAATCCACAATGGTGTGGAATCTAAAATCCTGAAGCTAGGGGAGCAGTCGACTTTAACAAACCAGAGATTTATGGTTAAAACTATTGATGTTGAAGAGGCCATAGCCTGGAAGAAAGGGTATTTCTACTTTAATAATGAGAACATTGAAAGCATTATGCGGAAACTCTCCCGCTGGTACAATGTAGAGGTTCAATACGAGGGCAAGATCCCTAATGAAGGATTTTATGGCACCGTATCGCAGACTAAGAATATCAGTCAGGTGCTCAGCATATTGGAAAAAACAAAAGGCGTTCACTTTAGGATTGAAGGAAGGAGGATCACCGTTATGAAATAA